A stretch of DNA from Persephonella sp.:
TTATCCATATAATTCCAAAAAAATACATACTTGACGATGAAGACGAAGTGATAGATCCAATAGGACTGGTTGCCTCAAAAATTGAAGGAAAATTTCATATAGTTCTTGACAAAATAAACGCATACACAAATCTGAAGAAAGTTATTGAAAGCTCAGGATTGAGGGTTATTGATTTTATTGCAAATCCAATAGCATCAGCAACAGCAGTTTTATTCCCTGAAGAAAAAGAAATGGGAATAGCTGTTCTTGATATCGGTGCTGGAACAACAGATATAGCGGTTTATAAAGACGGAAGTATAGAATTTATAAAATCCCTGCCTGTCGGCGGAAATCAGGTAACTATGGATATAGCCCATAGATTTAAAGTTTCTAAAGAAGAAGCTGAAAATCTCAAAATAGATTACGGGGCAGCAGTTCCTGAAGCATCACAGGGAGACATAATTGAGGTTTATCAGAGGGGAAGCGATGAGCCTATACATATTGATCAGATAGAACTTATTGATACAATTGAAGCAAGACTATCAGAGATATTTGAGCTAACGAAAAAAACCTTAGATGAACTTGGTTATACAGGAAAAATCAACGGTGGTATAGTCCTGACAGGAGGCGTTGCAAACACACCTTACATTAAAGAACTGGCAGAGAGTATATTTAATATAGATGTTAGAATAGGAAAACCTAAAGAGTATTCAGGATTTAGCGATAAGCTGATGTTCCCACAGTATGCCACATCCATAGGAATGCTTCATTTTGCAAAAAACAGAATTTCTGTTACAAACTCTCACCCTACCCATAATTCCACAGGTTTTGATATTTTTAAAGTTGGAAGGTCAATCATTGATAAAATAAAAAGTATTTTTTAATTACAGGAGGATTTTGTCATGGAAAATTTCAATTATGATGCAGAAAATCCATCTAAAATCAAAGTATTCGGTGTAGGTGGAGGTGGAAGCAACGCTGTAGCCAGAATGTTTCAGGAAGGTCTTCAGAATGTTGAGCTTTATATAGTAAATACAGATAAACAGCATCTTGAATCACTTGAACAGATCCCAAACAGAATAGTGATAGGGGAAAATGTGACAAAGGGTCTTGGTGCCGGGGCAAAGCCAAATGTAGGAGAGGAAGCTGCAAAGGAAAGTATAGATACTATTAAACAGGCGATGGAAGGGGCTGACATGGTCTTTATTGCAGCAGGACTTGGAGGTGGAACAGGAACAGGTGCCTCTCCCGTAATAGCTCAGGCTGCAAAAGAGATGGGCATATTAACAGTAGCCGTTGTAACAAAACCATTTGATTTTGAAGGTCTGCAAAAGGCAAAAGTTGCAGAAGAAGGTTTGAAAAAACTGAAAGATGTGGTTGATACATACATTGTGATCCACAACCAGAAACTTGCGACTATTGCAGGAAAAAGATTTACTTTTGGTGAAGCATTTAAACTTGTTGACAGTATTTTGTATAAAGCCGTTAGAGGAATAACAGATCTTATCCTTGTTCCGGGACTTATAAATGTTGATTTTGCAGATGTAAAAACAATAATGGAAAACGGCGGAAAAGCACTTATTGGTGTAGGATCAGGAAGGGGAGAAAATAAGATAGAAGAAGCTGTTATATCAGCCACCACTTCACCACTTCTTGAAGGAACCTCAATTCAAGGCTCAAAAAGGCTTCTTATTAACATTGAGGTTAGCATGGATCTTTCTTACGCAGATGTTGAGGAAGCTATCGCCCAGATAAGAGAAGCCACACACCCTGATTCATTAATTATATTCGGTGCATCACTAAACCCTAATGTTGAGGACGAAATAAGAATAACCGTCGTGGCTACAGATTTTGAAGGGGAAAAACAGGAAGAAAATAAACAGAAGAAAATAGAAAGAAGAATTACCAAAAGACCATCTCCTCCTGTGGAAAAAGAAGAAAAAATTGAAGAACCTAAGATTCCAGGAGGCTTGATAAATGAGATAGAATATGAGGATCTTGATATACCGGCATATATAAGGAAAAGGAAAGGTGAAATTAATTGAGTGTAGAACTGCAAAACTCTAAATCAGAAAGAGTTTTCAAGAATTTGCAGTTTATAAGTTTTGCTAATCTTCTTACAATTTCAAGGCTTATTATTACACCTTTCCTTATATATACAATATTGAAAGATTACTACCTGATTTCTGGAATTCTTGTGGTAGCTGCTGTTTTGTCAGACTGGCTTGACGGTATAATTGCAAGAAAAACAAATGACGTTACAAAACATGGGGAACTTTTAGATCCTGCAGTGGATAAGATCTTTACTATTTCTGTTCTTGTTGCTTTTGTTGAGAAACATCTGATCTCAACCTTTGTTGTTTTTCTAATTGTTTTGAGGGAGATGATGGTAACGTGGTTTAGAAGTGTAATGGTAAACAGAGGTGTGGTCGTTCCAGCATCGTTCTACGGAAAACTAAAAACCACATTCCAGCTTATCGCTATATTCCTTTTATCTATCAACGTGAAAGAAGCTGGAGTAATACTTCT
This window harbors:
- the ftsA gene encoding cell division protein FtsA translates to MGKENVIVALDIGTSKITTLIGDIDETGVLHIVGFGEAVSKGIEKGIIVKPNDVISAIRKSVDDAENIAGSKISGVIANVSGYHIECRNDTEKIEFDTNQKVITQMDISQLIEKVSSKIQPQKENLEVIHIIPKKYILDDEDEVIDPIGLVASKIEGKFHIVLDKINAYTNLKKVIESSGLRVIDFIANPIASATAVLFPEEKEMGIAVLDIGAGTTDIAVYKDGSIEFIKSLPVGGNQVTMDIAHRFKVSKEEAENLKIDYGAAVPEASQGDIIEVYQRGSDEPIHIDQIELIDTIEARLSEIFELTKKTLDELGYTGKINGGIVLTGGVANTPYIKELAESIFNIDVRIGKPKEYSGFSDKLMFPQYATSIGMLHFAKNRISVTNSHPTHNSTGFDIFKVGRSIIDKIKSIF
- the ftsZ gene encoding cell division protein FtsZ — its product is MENFNYDAENPSKIKVFGVGGGGSNAVARMFQEGLQNVELYIVNTDKQHLESLEQIPNRIVIGENVTKGLGAGAKPNVGEEAAKESIDTIKQAMEGADMVFIAAGLGGGTGTGASPVIAQAAKEMGILTVAVVTKPFDFEGLQKAKVAEEGLKKLKDVVDTYIVIHNQKLATIAGKRFTFGEAFKLVDSILYKAVRGITDLILVPGLINVDFADVKTIMENGGKALIGVGSGRGENKIEEAVISATTSPLLEGTSIQGSKRLLINIEVSMDLSYADVEEAIAQIREATHPDSLIIFGASLNPNVEDEIRITVVATDFEGEKQEENKQKKIERRITKRPSPPVEKEEKIEEPKIPGGLINEIEYEDLDIPAYIRKRKGEIN
- the pgsA gene encoding CDP-diacylglycerol--glycerol-3-phosphate 3-phosphatidyltransferase — translated: MSVELQNSKSERVFKNLQFISFANLLTISRLIITPFLIYTILKDYYLISGILVVAAVLSDWLDGIIARKTNDVTKHGELLDPAVDKIFTISVLVAFVEKHLISTFVVFLIVLREMMVTWFRSVMVNRGVVVPASFYGKLKTTFQLIAIFLLSINVKEAGVILLWLSIIIAYYSAFDYLKLFIKRKAWE